From the genome of Cryptococcus neoformans var. neoformans B-3501A chromosome 1, whole genome shotgun sequence, one region includes:
- a CDS encoding hypothetical protein (HMMPfam hit to Sof1, Sof1-like domain, score: 56.0, E(): 9.8e-14; HMMPfam hit to WD40, WD domain, G-beta repeat, score: 119.4, E(): 8.3e-33), which produces MKIKTISRSLDDHLPSSSSAPHPLSHNLAPHLHPFAKPREYTRAVTAVKMERMFAKPFVDALGGHQDGVYCLGKDSRRAGVVAGGGGDGEVIVHSLGLRRPLLKIPGAHRGMVSGICWTSEAQDRRRGLITCGKLDGTIKLWRSEAFAPGLRDKDAFQGNEFGLGQGEGSGFLDQAGAIGESGYDEEEGGGLSLDSAKRDALGQNLEPTMTFTSKNGLNGIDHHRTDAVFATASNTVQIWDEQRTAPLSTLQFGSSMETVSGVKFNQSETSVLASVGNDRTMCLYDIRTGKAERRIVTQFTSNCLSWCPTLPTLLLLGSEDHNLYTFDIRNLETPNQIYKGHVGGVMGCDWSPTGEGFVSGSYDRTVRLWNREEGKSRDVYHTKRMQRVFDVSYTPTADFVLSASDDGNVRIWKSDASKKLGPVSTKERQAIEYRQKLVERYAREKGVREVKERRHVPQSIHNATKLKREMIEARNIKEDRRRKHSRAGREKPKAERKSELAVVVVGCVLTLCRDCGCGAAVGGAWYIECVHRWCDVCAVYMAWCPDLSGCARRAVLLRVSVSGPISSSHSLVHLVFLPSHPLSSYPLIHIARMSLFGQIKRHNPAKPRRSPLPTSAWDDDRRFGLSGPSAYSRWFTTLYIPLRLPFGHPSDSHSLSSGSSLGSPRPYHAKPRTRHLKVYLPIPPRLYARIPRLNSPIRVLLLLVFSVVVGFFLLGFRKTRQGERTWSPPFVDPDTMVITPEEAAMVWEWEILSGHYPSIEHPPDHLPLYPSLKNPVVPATLLPSPSSPTPLVAYQNRADKFPSAHLAGNGPERHYLSVWDMRESQPGFPARPMPGSILDLDLVLEKCDLGTNKYVRDCLEFLRIGGGLDIGKRVRRGNYLTQYKQLYYEESTPSQSLSMMPRNLKQSTGRSKTPLILPDPYDIPASFDSRDACDPLHPRIFHIFWTGPFTDKPYMAVMSFLFTQNLGLDKPVDAVSDTASVVRGTCRPQLWLWINPGPAAAVPNPSAKREMYEQLATNPWSAPFLHDRFRDVVKFKMWNTTEQLDGVAELKDHWRKMPIFNSGGNTYGDPMGKTEDEVNEEIEDESGKTASPKKKGGLFEKVGSSSESDYDRLSVILSDMARFIVTHRFGGIYLDADTIFLRDWEELWNYRGQFAYRWSWHEKYNTAVLKLHKGSALSTFLFKTALENGLDFHPMTVSRYLKDAGLEKLLFRVPDALFDPAWLNMERYQRDRPPFPYFPEFSVFFSNDKFDTAGPQPLGFDGFFRGAFSYHFHNFWWLPFDPSRNFPDLGHRFIKGERALRDAARSSSSDQASHLVGDDVEPRSVLDPSQEGVEGDGDVTSREDMDDELDLSWSTVLKRSFEGFLRGERPNAYGEWLEWGD; this is translated from the exons ATG AAAATAAAAACCATCTCTCGCTCCCTGGAcgatcatcttccctcttcctcctctgctcCCCATCCTCTGTCGCACAACCTCGCgcctcatctccatccttttGCAAAGCCAAGAGAATACACACGTGCCGTCACTGCCGTAAAGATGGAGCGCATGTTTGCCAAGCCTTTTGTTGACGCTCTTGGTGGTCATCAGGACGGTGTCTACTGTCTGGGTAAAGACTCGAGACGGGCCGGCGTTGTTgccggtggtggtggcgatgGCGAAGTCATTGTACATTCCTTGGGCTTGAGGAGACCATTGCTCAAAATCCCAGGAGCCCATAGGGGTATGGTCAGTGGTATATGCTGGACGTCTGAGGCGCAAGACCGTCGGAGAGGACTGATCACCTGCGGCAAACTTGACGGCACCATCAAACTTTGGCGAAGCGAGGCGTTTGCCCCTGGTTTGAGAGACAAGGATGCTTTTCAGGGCAATGAGTTTGGTCTTGGacaaggtgaaggaagtgGATTTTTGGACCAGGCCGGAGCGATTGGAGAAAGCGGgtatgatgaggaggaaggcggAGGCTTGTCGCTTGATTCGGCAAAGAGGGATGCGTTGGGGCAAAATCTTGAGCCCACGATGACTTTTACATCCAAGAACGGTTTAAACGGCATCGATCATCACCGTACAGATGCGGTATTTGCTACTGCTTCAAACACTGTGCAGATCTGGGACGAGCAGAGGACGGCACCATTAAGTACACTTCAGTTTGGAAGCTCAATGGAGACAGTGTCTGGCGTCAAGTTCAATCAGAGCGAGACTAGTGTGCTGGCAAGTGTGGGTAATGACAGAACAATGTGTTTGTACGATATCCGAACGGGCAAGGCCGAGAGACGTATTGTTACCCAG TTCACGTCCAATTGCCTCTCGTGGTGTCCCACTCTCcccacccttcttcttcttggctcAGAGGATCACAACCTCTACACATTTGACATTCGTAACCTGGAAACTCCTAACCAAATTTACAAGGGCCACGTCGGTGGTGTCATGGGATGCGACTGGAGCCCGACGGGTGAGGGATTTGTCTCTGGGTCCTATGACAGAACTGTGCGGTTATGGAAcagagaggaaggcaagTCAAGGGACGTTTACCACACCAAGCGGATGCAGAG AGTATTTGACGTCAGCTACACTCCCACTGCCGACTTTGTTCTCTCCGCGTCGGATGATGGCAATGTGCGCATATGGAAATCGGATGCGTCCAAGAAACTCGGCCCTGTTTCGACCAAGGAGCGTCAAGCTATTGAGTATCGACAAAAACTGGTGGAGAGATACGCCCGGGAGAAGGGAGTCAGGGAAGTcaaggagaggaggcaTGTGCCGCAGAGCATCCACAATGCCACAAAGCTGAAGAGGGAAATGATAGAGGCGCGGAATATCAAGGAGGACAGGAGGCGGAAGCACTCACGTGCTGGGCGGGAGAAGCCGAaggcggagaggaagagtgagTTGGCTGTTGTGGTGGTGGGATGTGTGCTGACGCTGTGCAGAGACTGTGGTTGTGGAGCAGCGGTAGGGGGGGCGTGGTATATAGAATGTGTTCATAGGTGGTGTGATGTATGTGCAGTATATATGGCGTGGTGTCCGGATCTGAGTGGGTGCGCCAGGCGGGCTGTCCTGCTGCGTGTTTCAGTTTCTGGtcccatctcatccagTCATTCTCTTGTCCATCTTGTCTTTTTGCCCTCTCATCCACTATCCTCTTATCCACTCATCCATATCGCCCGCATGTCGCTATTCGGCCAGATCAAGCGGCACAACCCTGCAAAACCACGCCGCTCACCCCTCCCCACCTCAGCATGGGACGACGACCGCCGCTTCGGCCTCTCTGGCCCCTCTGCATATTCTAGATGGTTCACCACCCTTTACATCCCCCTCCGCCTTCCTTTTGGCCACCCATCCGACTCTCactccctctcctcggGCTCATCCCTAGGATCCCCAAGACCCTATCACGCAAAGCCCAGAACTCGCCATCTCAAAGTCTACCTTCCCATTCCACCTCGCCTCTACGCCCGTATTCCGCGCCTCAATTCTCCCATTCGAGTCCTTTTGCTACTCGTCTTCAGTGTAGTCGTgggcttcttccttcttgggtTCAGAAAAACAAGACAGGGTGAAAGAACGTGGTCTCCTCCGTTTGTGGACCCAGATACAATGGTCATTACACCGGAAGAGGCAGCGATGGTATGGGAATGGGAGATCTTGAGTGGGCACTATCCGAGTATCGAACATC CTCCCGACCATCTCCCGCTTTATCCCTCCCTCAAAAACCCTGTCGTACCCGCGACactcctcccttccccatcGTCCCCAACCCCTTTAGTCGCATATCAAAACCGTGCAGACAAATTCCCTTCCGCCCATTTGGCTGGAAACGGCCCCGAGCGACATTATCTGTCTGTATGGGATATGCGAGAAAGTCAGCCTGGATTCCCGGCAAGGCCTATGCCGGGGTCCATCTTGGATCTGGACTTAGTGTTGGAAAAGTGCGATCTTGGCACCAACAAG TACGTGCGAGATTGTTTGGAATTCCTGAGGATTGGAGGAGGTCTTGACATCGGCAAACGGGTGCGAAGAGGCAACTATTTGACTCAGTATAAACAGCTCTATTATGAGGAATCCACTCCTTCCCAATCTCTCTCCATGATGCCTCGCAACCTTAAGCAATCGACCGGCCGATCCAAAACCCCTCTTATCCTTCCCGATCCCTACGATATCCCAGCAAGTTTTGACTCCCGTGACGCTTGTGATCCTTTGCACCCCAGGATATTCCACATATTCTGGACAGGACCGTTCACAGATAAGCCATACATGGCTGTCAtgtccttcctctttacTCAGAATCTTGGGCTCGACAAGCCAGTGGATGCAGTGTCTGATACTGCAAGCGTCGTTCGCGGGACTTGTCGACCCCAACTCTGGTTGTGGATCAACCCTGgtcctgctgctgccgtACCCAATCCTTCAGCTAAAAGAGAAATGTACGAACAGTTGGCTACAAACCCATGGTCTGCGCCTTTCTTGCATGACAGATTTAGGGACGTTGTCAAATTCAAGATGTGGAACACCACTGAACAGCTGGATGGTGTGGCTGAACTTAAGGATCACTGGCGAAAAATGCCCATCTTCAACTCGGGCGGAAATACGTATGGCGATCCAATGGGAAAGACCGAGGACGAAGTCAATGAAGAAATCGAAGACGAATCAGGCAAAACTGCCTCTCCCAAAAAGAAGGGTGGCCTTTTCGAAAAAGTTGGCTCCTCCTCAGAATCGGACTATGACCGTTTGTCCGTCATCCTCTCCGACATGGCACGATTTATCGTAACTCATAGATTTGGCGGTATCTATCTCGACGCTGATaccatcttccttcgtGATTGGGAAGAACTGTGGAACTACCGAGGCCAGTTTGCCTACCGCTGGTCATGGCACGAAAAATACAACACTGCAGTACTCAAGCTCCACAAAGGCTCCGCTCTCAGCACGTTCTTGTTCAAGACGGCTTTGGAGAACGGACTAGATTTCCACCCCATGACGGTATCGAGGTATCTGAAAGATGCCGGATTGGAAAAGCTTCTATTCAGAGTGCCCGATGCGTTGTTTGACCCGGCTTGGTTGAACATGGAAAGATACCAAAGAGATAGGCCGCCGTTCCCGTACTTCCCAGA attctccgtcttcttctccaatgaCAAGTTTGACACCGCTGGTCCTCAGCCATTAGGGTTCGATGGGTTTTTCAGGGGTGCATTCTCCTATCACTTCCATAATTTCTG GTGGCTGCCCTTTGACCCCTCGCGCAACTTTCCAGATCTCGGTCATCGATTCATCAAAGGCGAAAGAGCTTTGCGTGATGCCGCGcgttcttcatcctccgaCCAAGCTTCCCACCTTGTCGGTGACGATGTCGAGCCTCGCAGTGTCCTCGATCCTAGTCAAGAGGGCGTTGAAGGTGACGGTGATGTCACGAGCAGGGAGGAcatggatgatgagcttgatTTGAGTTGGTCAACTGTACTCAAGAGGAGCTTTGAAGGATTTTTGAGGGGAGAGAGGCCAAATGCTTATGGGGAATGGCTGGAATGGGGGGATTAG